The Moorena producens PAL-8-15-08-1 genomic interval CCAGGGGTTTTTCTGTTCCATCCTCCTCAACCTGGGCGGAGCGAAGGCTGGGCAGCAAGCTCTCAGTATCACCAATAATACCGTGTATATAAAGGACTATGCGTTGGGCTTGGGCAACCCGCGACTTGACTTGTTCAACATCTCTTGTATAGTTGACCACTCCAGAGGCAGTGACATCCGCTGCTGCCAAAATTGGGTAATTAAACTCTAGCCCCAGTTGTTGAGACACTACTTTTTGGAAGAAAATTCGGATCGAACCCCCCAAGCTGCGGCTACCTTCACTAATTGGTTCTGTTAACCGTTCCAGTAAAATCTCCGTTTTGCCCTCCGGGGTGGACCGAGCCCGTCCCAAAGGCAGGAAAAACTCCCCATCGTAGCTAATGGGTAATAGTTGTTCATCAGAAGCAAGGGGTCGATCAACAATAACTTTCAGGGGATTTTTGGCTGTAACGGCTGACGGATTTTCCACCTCAGTTAATTCCAGCGCGCTTAAACCAGGATCCGTTCCCCGACTGCTAGTAAACTCAAAGGACTCAATGCCCGGATGGTCCTCCCGCAGTATCGGTGGTAACATATTATTACCTAAATCCCTGGTTGATTGGGTGAGAGTGGTTAGACGTGCCTGGCCTATGAATTCGGAATCTGTGGTTAATTTCACATTTGTTCCCGGCAAAACTGACTCATCTCCTCTGCGAATTTCAGCTGTGTGTAGAGGACGCACGGTAGTAATGCTAATTTGGCTAGTTAACCAGTCATCATAGATTTCGTCTTCTTCTGGTCTGCTGCGGAGGTCACGAGCTGGAATCCTTTGCATCAAGCGGTTCAGGGTACCATTACCGCGACTGGGTGTAGGCAAAAGACGTGGTGGTAGGTCAAGTTCTGGTTGTTGGAGCAAAGTGGCATCAAATTCCGTCGAACAGATAATCAGTTTGAGAATATCTTTAACTTCCGTAATCCCCGCTTTTTGCCATAGTTGTTTGGGGACTTCAGGATAAATTGGATTTCCGCGATTAACCCAGGCTTCATCTCCCTCTTGCCCCGTTGGTTGCAGCAAAATTCCGCCCCCATCTAACAACTCAGCTGAGACGGCGTAACGGTCGGTTAAATCGAGCACAGCGCAATAAAGCGGCTCATTACTGGTGTTTTTGAGCTTAATTTTGAATCTGGGCGATCGCCACCTGCCATTTTCCTGTTGATATTCCAGACGAATGTCAGTATCTAGCAAAGGTGACCCATCCTGCTGGTAAATCAGCATTTGCACAGCATCAGGGCGAATGCGGCTGGTGGCTGGGCTGGCCAGTTCAGTGATATTCAGCCAACGGGTGATATGTTCTAATCGCTTAATCGCCTGCAAGGCAGTGGCATCGGTGTAACCGGAAATGGCAGCCACTAGAGGACGCTCATCCGCTGGTCGTGTAATTAAATAGTGTTCATCACGAGCCAGTAACTGAAACTCGGCTTCTTCTCGGGTTGCCACTTCCCGAACATACAACGAAGGCTGATTGTTAGAGGTATTGAGTAGGCTGGTACGGGCTAATTCTACACCAGCTGGTTCTCCTGACAAGAAAACCCCTTTCGGTGGCAGGGGCAAACTGGTAATGACTGCTTTCCAGGTCATTTCGGGATTTAAATCCCCAAGACCACTAATTTGAACTTTACTCAGCTGCGGCATTACTTCCACAATTTTTGCCTCACCTACTGCTGTTGACAGTTGGCGAAGTTCCTCTGTGGGGGTGTCAAAGGGAAATAATGCCAGTATTGTGGTCTGATCCCGAAGCGGTTGAGAAATGCCGTGAACCGCACCACCATCAATCACCCAGTCGTGGTTTTTGTCATAGCAGACAGTAAAGTAGGGTGTACGGTTAGCGATCGCACCACCCAGAAAAGGTTGGTCTAAATCACTCAATTCCGTAGCTTCGATTTGGGGAGATTGGGCGGTGATCTTACTGCGGACTAGGGCATTGACACGCTTGAATAAATCCCGATAAGTCAG includes:
- a CDS encoding caspase family protein, producing the protein MTYNIYALLVAIDEYPSPVPSLNGCVNDILGIQEYLQGRVATDGYQLHIRTLLNRDATRQAVVDGFRQHLCQASREDVAFFYYAGHGSQEQAPQEFWAIEPERLDETLVCYDSRTEGGWDLADKELAKLISEVAQKNPHTVIILDCCHSGAGTRGDLEGEIAVRKTSTDKRQRPLESFIFSLSETDKLSAALSPEKNPSGWSFPTGKHIFLAACRDSETAKEFNSNGQPRGAFSYFLLDTLKKANGSLTYRDLFKRVNALVRSKITAQSPQIEATELSDLDQPFLGGAIANRTPYFTVCYDKNHDWVIDGGAVHGISQPLRDQTTILALFPFDTPTEELRQLSTAVGEAKIVEVMPQLSKVQISGLGDLNPEMTWKAVITSLPLPPKGVFLSGEPAGVELARTSLLNTSNNQPSLYVREVATREEAEFQLLARDEHYLITRPADERPLVAAISGYTDATALQAIKRLEHITRWLNITELASPATSRIRPDAVQMLIYQQDGSPLLDTDIRLEYQQENGRWRSPRFKIKLKNTSNEPLYCAVLDLTDRYAVSAELLDGGGILLQPTGQEGDEAWVNRGNPIYPEVPKQLWQKAGITEVKDILKLIICSTEFDATLLQQPELDLPPRLLPTPSRGNGTLNRLMQRIPARDLRSRPEEDEIYDDWLTSQISITTVRPLHTAEIRRGDESVLPGTNVKLTTDSEFIGQARLTTLTQSTRDLGNNMLPPILREDHPGIESFEFTSSRGTDPGLSALELTEVENPSAVTAKNPLKVIVDRPLASDEQLLPISYDGEFFLPLGRARSTPEGKTEILLERLTEPISEGSRSLGGSIRIFFQKVVSQQLGLEFNYPILAAADVTASGVVNYTRDVEQVKSRVAQAQRIVLYIHGIIGDTESLLPSLRSAQVEEDGTEKPLAELYDLVLSYDYENINTSIVENAKLLKQRLQAVGLGENHRKIFHIVAYSMGGLVSRWFIEREGGNQVVGHLIMLGTPNAGCPWSKLEDWALATLSIGLNGLSEFPWPVPVMGMLLKAINRFVDEIETIDISLDQMDPSSEFLEQLAASPDPKVPYSIIAGNTSIIPAALKAEANQTSSPLQRLMQKLFDKAVAMAFFEQPNDIVVTVQSIKSVGSDRNPQPQIQEIGCDHMVYFTEPVGLTAFSQAVKKALENNSDLGATTTATTTRVANPVVNNSTNNSSGNKTLKWWIIGGVGVLVAAILGWLVLKPSNNIQPSNETQPTENVSQ